Within the Serratia sp. UGAL515B_01 genome, the region GAGCTGAGGAAACGTTCTCGATTAAGGTTGTTCTCTAGCCGATTAATGAAAACATCACACTGATTCACAGTAAATATACGCATATGCTCGCCAAAGAAGTCGGTACTTTGAGAAACACTCAGCGTTGGATAAAGAATGTAATGGTAAACAGAAGATGAAAGCCCGAAGAGTACCAGGGTTATTGTAGCGATGAACGGAATTCTCCAGCGTCTAAATAGAGAAGATCTCAGGGTATGAGTATCAGTAATTTTTTTAAAAATAGTACTGGGGTCTGTTTCGCTTGCCGAAAACTCTGTCCCCGTATATCTCATCGCGTCAGTTTTTGTACCTGAAACAACCTCTGGTTGGGTAACTGAATGGGGACTTTGATTACTGTCTTCAGACTGCTCTATGGAATTATCGCTCTCATTACTCTCCTGACTGATAATCTGAACGGTCCCTGTAAAACACAACCCAATTTTTGGTAAGGTTCTGATCACGGGGTTTCTGATCCCCGCATTACGGATCCCTTTTCTTATCAGGCTGATGTTCTGATAAAAAGTATTAGCCGTCACGTATTGCCCATGTTTTTCCCAAACTTCTCTGAAAAATTCCTCTTGAGTAATGTTAAGACCGGGACGTTGCAGCATCAAAAGCAAGCAGCGACTGCTAGGAACATTTAACGCCGTTTCTTTTCCACGGCTTCCGAGTGGGGTTAGCCGGTGTTGGTCAGGATGATAAACAACCATATCATTGATAATGAATTTATCTTTCATTCTCAGTAGCCTATAGATAATGAGTACACCCCCTTGTGACTTTTCTTAATTGTAGTTAACAAAACAGGCAATTACCAAAAAATATAAAATGTAAAATTATGATATAAAATCAGTTGGTTATATAAAAATCTTAATTACACAATTTTATTGTCTTCAGAGTGTCAATACCCCTTTGGCATGCTCCGCCATCGGTGATAGAAAACAAGGACATAGCTCCCCGTTATTATGAAATAAATGAATAAAATTAATTCACGCAGAACAAACCAAGATATACCCTACTATATCCACAATAATTCGAGTTGCTTGACAATAAAATGTGACGCACTTGTGTTCAGCACCGACTTAGTGCGAGTTACACAGCCAACATCCAAGCAACTTGAAGTATGAAGGGTATAAATAGTTATGCCTACCACGAAATTCTTTATCTTAGATTACCATTCATGCCAAATTACACAGAGTTTCACCCTTTAAAAAAAGAACTCAAAATTTTGTTAGCAGATCCCTGCCCAGTAACTAGAGTCGGAATTCATCAGGCCATTAATTCGAAATTATTGCCAGTGATACAGATTAGTGAAACTGGCCAATTATCAAAAATACCGAAGTTCATCACCCAGTATTGGCCCAATATCATGATCATAGAGTTGATGGGCAACGGTGACTCCGTATTGGATGCCTTGCGTATAATCAACCATTGCATCCGCTATTGGCCACATATACCGGTAGTGGTGTGTACCGAACTCCACCATGCTCCCCTGTTTCAACTGTTACGTGCTATGGATGTGCGAGGTATTTATCTGAAACAGGAGCCGATAGACACATTGATCCAGTGTATAGAAAACGCTTGGCATGGCTCTCACAAATTTAGTCCGATGGTCAGCCACTCTTTGCAGAAAATGGAGCAGGTCACTCATAGCCCTCTGACAGAAAAAGAATTGGAAGTCATGGTGTTTCTGCTTTCCGGCAAAAATGTGACGACGATAGCCAAATTGATGCACCGCGACATCCGTACAGTGAGTACACATAAAAGAAGCGCTATGCGCAAAATAGGATTTAAAAACGACAGTGAAATACTCTCTCACTCACAATGGATGATACCGCATAATAAGACGTATTCTTTACCATTATCTCAGCAGGAAGATGACTATGGAAAATAAACTCCCTAAGATTAATATTGTCATCTCAGCACAAGCCCCGTTAACCCGCTTAGGCATGAAGACTGTCACTTCTTTGTCAGTGCCTGACGCCCGTATTTATTCTGATATCGATAGTATTAACCAAGCCTTGTTCACTGTTCTTGAAGTATCCGCAGACCTGTTGTTAACAGATATGTATAATGGAAAGAATATGCAGGAACAGAATGCCGCATTATTATTGACCATGTGCCAACATCATCCCCGACTGAAAGTTATTATTTATAGCCGTTTTTTGACGTCGGAAGTACATACTCTATTACAACATTGCCCGCAGGTGAGCATCTTACCGCACGAAGCCCCACTTAAGGAAATGCATCAAGCCATTGCCATAACTTTGAATGGTGGCCGCTATTACCATCCCGCAGTGATACCCGACCAGCAGAATGTTATTAAGGAAGTAATGCGACTGAACCAAGTATTAACACACGGTGAACGAAGAGTCTTATTACTGTTGCTGAATGGGCAATCCCAGCGTCAAATTGCCCACTCGTTATCTCGGAGTATTAAGACCATCAGCACCCAGAAATGCAGCGCCATGAAAAAACTCGGCTTAAAAAACAACTCTGAGCTCGTCTCAAAAAAAGATGAGCTATTAAACTTGCTCTAAAGACCTGCGCCAAATAGTAGATCACTGAAGGGAACTCCATCCGGTTTGAGCGATCTGAACAATCGCCAAAAACGGTTGTGTCTCATTAAGGCGTCGTCAGGTAACAATGCTATTTTTTAATATGTTACCTGCCGATGTCTCTCATCCGAAAATTCACCATTTGGATTGTCCACTCCACCCAACAGGTTGTTTCCTTGAGGTTCTCACACCAGAAAGGACAACCGCATGCTGAGCAGAGAGGACTTTTACATGATAAAGCAAATGCGCAAGCAAGGGGCGTACATTGTCGACATTGCGACTCAGGTGGGATGCTCTGAGCGCACCGTCAGAGAAAGGTACCGCAAACAACTCCGCAAGGTTCTTTCATCAGCGCCGGTAAAATTTATCCCTGAGAGCTGGAAAAAGTGGGTAAAACGGCACCTGATATTGATCACTAGGCTGTGTCCCTTAACTGTATGCGAGCGCCGCTGGCGATCATTTACGCGCAGAGCAAGGCGTGAGCTGCGAGGTTGGGTGGACCCAATAAGCGGGGAACAACGCAGCAATTCACGCCAATGGCGTCAGCCCGTAGGGCCGCGTCCCAAAAGCCCATTCTCTGTGTTGTCGGGCTCGAACAGAGGACCACACACAGCCCTTCACCCTCAGCCATTGATAATGGGCTTTTGGGGCTGCGACGGCACCACGGACAGTTAAGGGACACAGCCTAGTATTATGAATCCTGTGAACTCAACTGGGCATAAAGCAGTGGCTATTGCCACCAGAATGGATTACACAATGCGTTTCTTCAGACGCAGGTGAAGCAGCATACACTGCCTTGCTGGGCCTGGTGCACAACGAGCTGCGTAACAAGATAGTCACTCTGCAGTTGCTTTGGGAAGAATATACTGAACGCACCTCTGGTGAATTTTACCGCTATAAAATCAATAATCGTAGCGCTACGATTATTTTTGGAATATGCTTCCCGTATAAATTGCAGCGCTGCGATTTAACACCGTGATAAAAAAATCCAAGCGCTGATACCTAAATCCTAGAACGGAGCCACGTATGCCCAGTGAACATTCATCCTACACTTTTGCCAGCCGCTTGAACGGCTCAAATGCCCCCATTGGCACATGGCTGATGTCGGGGTCGGCGAGCACCGCTGAAGCACTGGGATACGCAGGTTTTGATTGGCTTTTAGTGGACATGGAACATGTGCCGATCGAATATCGTGACCTGTGGCATCTGCTTCAGGCCATTCAGTGC harbors:
- a CDS encoding response regulator transcription factor, with protein sequence MENKLPKINIVISAQAPLTRLGMKTVTSLSVPDARIYSDIDSINQALFTVLEVSADLLLTDMYNGKNMQEQNAALLLTMCQHHPRLKVIIYSRFLTSEVHTLLQHCPQVSILPHEAPLKEMHQAIAITLNGGRYYHPAVIPDQQNVIKEVMRLNQVLTHGERRVLLLLLNGQSQRQIAHSLSRSIKTISTQKCSAMKKLGLKNNSELVSKKDELLNLL
- a CDS encoding transcriptional regulator gives rise to the protein MKDKFIINDMVVYHPDQHRLTPLGSRGKETALNVPSSRCLLLMLQRPGLNITQEEFFREVWEKHGQYVTANTFYQNISLIRKGIRNAGIRNPVIRTLPKIGLCFTGTVQIISQESNESDNSIEQSEDSNQSPHSVTQPEVVSGTKTDAMRYTGTEFSASETDPSTIFKKITDTHTLRSSLFRRWRIPFIATITLVLFGLSSSVYHYILYPTLSVSQSTDFFGEHMRIFTVNQCDVFINRLENNLNRERFLSSLESKKVSCNPNEFIYITNSPVTIKRVIMRCQAFVDSSLRCETIYSFI
- a CDS encoding response regulator transcription factor: MIIELMGNGDSVLDALRIINHCIRYWPHIPVVVCTELHHAPLFQLLRAMDVRGIYLKQEPIDTLIQCIENAWHGSHKFSPMVSHSLQKMEQVTHSPLTEKELEVMVFLLSGKNVTTIAKLMHRDIRTVSTHKRSAMRKIGFKNDSEILSHSQWMIPHNKTYSLPLSQQEDDYGK